In one window of Chryseobacterium viscerum DNA:
- a CDS encoding Crp/Fnr family transcriptional regulator yields MLRTNQTFLNYLDELYEKQNGSDEITLQSFSAGNKILVQDHQPSHVMLIKKGIVKCYFVEENGKEYILEFLGSGEVIGEVELIKNINCLCSIKALTEVTVYAVKIPAFKSLIKNDLVLNNLLLESFAERIINTSSRASYQQLYTVEHTLRQLLQMQSKQNIQISKENMAAYLGIAVRSLNRILKDLK; encoded by the coding sequence ACATTTTTAAATTATCTTGACGAGCTGTATGAAAAACAGAACGGTAGTGATGAGATTACATTACAATCTTTTTCTGCAGGGAATAAAATATTAGTACAGGATCATCAGCCTTCGCATGTGATGTTGATTAAAAAAGGGATTGTCAAGTGTTATTTTGTCGAAGAGAACGGGAAAGAATATATTTTAGAATTCCTAGGAAGTGGGGAAGTGATAGGGGAAGTGGAGCTTATCAAGAATATAAACTGTCTGTGCAGTATTAAAGCCCTCACGGAAGTGACGGTGTATGCAGTGAAAATTCCTGCTTTCAAATCTTTGATTAAAAACGATCTTGTCCTGAATAATCTTCTTTTAGAGTCTTTTGCAGAGCGGATTATCAATACTTCCAGCAGAGCATCCTATCAACAGTTATATACGGTGGAACATACTTTAAGACAGTTATTGCAAATGCAGTCTAAGCAGAATATTCAGATTTCCAAAGAGAATATGGCGGCTTATCTCGGAATTGCGGTAAGAAGCTTGAATAGAATCTTGAAAGATTTGAAATGA
- a CDS encoding MATE family efflux transporter — protein sequence MKFLNKNYTKECLTLALPVMLTQVGQVSVNLFDNIIVGKLLGADALASVSLGNAVFFSIFVLALGFSFAIPPLVSEAHSRQDHATINSVFSHGFIINMAVGVILMVILLMGMPLLYHSGQPAKIIPDTVGFLSIMVVSMIPFMAFQTLREVSEGLSYTIGVTKATIIANIINIALNYVFIKGLWGIPAMGVQGSALATLISRIFMVVFLYFVLVKEEKTRRYIKDFSLKIKDFSKQMFDKMVKLGLPTALQMFFEVTAFAGAAFICGLISAHDIASHQIALSMASFTFNLCVGFSVASTVMIGRKVGEQNFVELRKVGINNLKIAFIFMCICGLVFILGRNILPTFFTKKEEVEVITLASKLMIIAALFQLSDGIQVTALGMLRGLQDVKIPSIYTFIAYWVITIPLGYFLCVTLEMGAFGMWIALGLGLTVSAVFLVKRFLNMSAKRIKQNS from the coding sequence ATGAAATTTTTAAACAAAAACTATACGAAAGAATGCCTGACTTTGGCTCTGCCTGTGATGCTTACCCAGGTGGGGCAGGTTTCCGTAAACTTATTCGATAATATTATTGTCGGAAAACTTTTGGGTGCTGATGCGTTGGCATCCGTTTCATTGGGGAATGCTGTATTTTTCTCCATATTTGTATTAGCTCTGGGCTTTTCATTTGCTATCCCGCCATTGGTTTCGGAAGCACATTCAAGACAGGATCATGCTACAATCAATTCTGTTTTCAGTCACGGTTTTATCATCAATATGGCTGTTGGGGTGATCCTGATGGTAATCTTACTTATGGGGATGCCACTACTCTATCACTCCGGGCAGCCAGCCAAAATCATTCCTGATACAGTAGGTTTCTTAAGTATCATGGTGGTCAGTATGATCCCATTTATGGCATTTCAGACGCTTCGTGAGGTTTCCGAAGGTTTGTCCTATACCATTGGAGTTACCAAGGCAACTATTATCGCGAATATCATCAATATTGCCTTAAACTATGTCTTTATCAAAGGACTTTGGGGAATTCCTGCAATGGGTGTACAGGGTTCTGCTCTGGCAACCCTGATTTCCAGAATTTTCATGGTTGTTTTCCTGTATTTTGTTTTGGTGAAAGAAGAAAAAACAAGACGCTATATCAAAGACTTCTCTTTAAAAATTAAGGATTTCTCAAAGCAAATGTTTGATAAAATGGTGAAACTGGGACTGCCTACAGCCCTACAGATGTTCTTTGAGGTAACCGCTTTTGCCGGAGCTGCATTTATCTGCGGACTGATCTCTGCTCATGATATTGCTTCCCACCAGATCGCCTTAAGTATGGCCTCTTTCACCTTTAACTTATGTGTTGGGTTTAGTGTTGCTTCTACAGTAATGATCGGAAGAAAAGTGGGTGAACAGAATTTTGTAGAACTCAGAAAGGTAGGAATCAACAACCTGAAGATTGCCTTTATTTTCATGTGTATCTGTGGATTGGTATTTATTTTAGGCAGAAATATACTCCCAACCTTTTTCACCAAAAAAGAAGAAGTGGAAGTGATTACCCTGGCATCAAAACTAATGATTATCGCAGCGCTGTTCCAGCTTTCTGACGGAATTCAGGTAACTGCTTTAGGAATGTTGAGAGGTTTACAGGATGTGAAAATTCCATCTATTTATACTTTTATTGCTTATTGGGTAATTACCATTCCTTTGGGATATTTCTTGTGTGTAACCCTGGAAATGGGAGCATTCGGAATGTGGATTGCACTCGGATTAGGATTGACAGTTTCTGCTGTTTTCCTGGTAAAACGATTCCTGAATATGTCTGCGAAAAGAATTAAGCAGAATTCATAA
- a CDS encoding GNAT family N-acetyltransferase → MEKLKFRNAEWADLNKIVAIYNSTIASRMVTADMEEVSVESKLKWFEEHNPQTRPLWVVEDEQSQIIGWVSFSSFHERAAYNGTVEVSIYLDEACRGKGYGKTILQYCIDNAGKFGVKNLVALIFLHNEPSLKLFRHFGFEDWGSLPNVAILDGVERSLKILGKRID, encoded by the coding sequence ATGGAAAAATTAAAGTTCAGAAATGCTGAGTGGGCAGATTTAAACAAAATCGTAGCCATATATAATTCAACAATTGCTTCAAGAATGGTTACTGCAGATATGGAAGAAGTCTCTGTAGAAAGCAAACTAAAGTGGTTTGAAGAGCATAACCCTCAGACAAGACCACTTTGGGTGGTTGAAGATGAACAAAGCCAGATCATTGGTTGGGTAAGTTTCAGTTCATTTCATGAGAGAGCAGCATACAATGGAACGGTGGAAGTAAGCATTTATCTGGATGAAGCCTGCAGAGGAAAAGGGTATGGAAAAACCATTCTTCAGTATTGTATTGATAATGCCGGAAAATTTGGAGTAAAAAATCTTGTAGCGCTTATTTTCCTTCATAATGAGCCCAGTTTGAAGTTATTCAGACACTTTGGATTTGAAGATTGGGGAAGTCTGCCTAATGTAGCAATTTTGGATGGTGTTGAAAGAAGCCTGAAGATCTTAGGAAAGAGAATAGATTAA